CGGAAAAAGCAACCGGTTTACCTGTTCATTGAAACTCAAAAAATCTATCCCTATGAAATATTTCTATTCAATTTTTCAGTTCATTTTAGTTAGTTGGTTTTCTTTATCCCCGACTTTATTCGCTCAACAAAAAGTAGAACTTTACCCCCCAAATTGGTGGGTGGGAATGAAATGGAACAAGGTACAACTGCTTGCCCGCTCCGACAACGGCAGCTTCAATCAACAGGAGGTTTCTATCAATCATAGGGGCATCAGCATCGAAAAAGTACACCGTCTCGAAAACGGTAAGTATATGGCCATTGACCTGAACATTGCCCCGGATGCCCAAACGGGGCAGGTGAATGTTCAGTTTTCGGGAGGTAAAGGAAGACCTCAAAACGTAGTTTGGACACTTCAGGCGCGCCGACCCGGAAACGGTACCGATTTTGCCAAAGGGGTTACTTCATCTGATTTTATTTACCTCCTGATGCCCGACCGCTTTAGCAATGGCAACCCTGACAACGATCGTATTGCCGGAATGCGCGATCAAACCTTAAACCGCGATTCTATTTTTCACCGGCATGGGGGCGACTTGCAGGGAGTAATCAATCACCTCGATTATCTCGAAGAACTTGGCGTAACGACTGTGTGGATGACCCCGCCCATTGAAAACGACATGCCCAACCGCACCGAACATGGCTATGCCTGTACCAACCACTATAGAATAGACCCCCGCCACGGAGGAAATGAAGCCTACAAACAACTAAGCGATGCCCTTCACAGTCGCGGTATGAAATTAATACAAGATGCTGTTTACAACCATGTAGGAAGCTACCATTTTACCATCTTAGAACCACCCATGAAAGACTGGGTGCATCAATGGCCGCAATACACCAACACCACCTATAAAGACCAAACTTTGTTTGACCCTTATGCTTCAGAAATAGACCGGAAAAAAATGACAGACGGGTGGTTTGTACCTACAATGCCCGACATTAACCAAAACAATCCTTATGCCGCCAATTTTTTGATCCAGCATGCTCTTTGGAGCGTGGAGGAGTTTGGCGTAGATGGTTTTAGAATTGATACCTATACCTACAACGACCTCCTGTTTATGAACCGTTGTAACCAAGCACTCGTTGACGAATACCCCAATATCACTATGTTTGGTGAAACCTGGGTGCATGGCATGCTCAATCAGGCTTATTTTGTCGAAAACAACCTCGATATTCCTTTTAAAAGTAATCTTCAGGGAGTAACCGATTTTCAAACCAACCTCTATGGCATTACTAAAGCAGTTAACGAACCCTTTGGATGGACTGAAGGAGTGAACCGCCTATACACTACCCTTTGCAGTGATTATGTGTACAAAGACCCGATGCGTAATGTCATCTTTTTAGACAACCACGATAAAACCCGTTTTTTTACCGAAGTAGGAGAAAATCTGAATAAACATAGAATGGGTTTGGCATGGTTGCTCACCTGCCGGGGAATTCCTCAAATGTATTACGGCACTGAAGTGTTGATGAGCGGCTCTACCCACCCTTTTGATGGCTTTGTAAGGCTCGACTTTCCGGGCGGTTGGCAGGGCGACAAGGTCAACGCATTTACTCGTCAGGGTTTAAGCAAAAAACAATCCGAAACACTGGACTATGTTACGACACTTGCCAATTACCGGAAAAAATCATCTGCTATCAAAACCGGAAAATTCATGCACTATGTGCCGCAGGATGGTTTATACGTATATTTCAGGTATGATGAACACCAAACCGTGATGTGTATCATGAATACCTCCGACAAAGCCAAAGTTGTAAACTTTGCCGATTATGCCGAAAGAACCCAAGGTTTTAGCCATGCTATCGGCATCGGCAATATTCCGCAAGCCTACCATCTGACCGAACCGCTTTCTGTTGACAGTTACAATATGCTGGTATTGGAACTGAAAAGATAACTCGATAATGTCCGGGATATTAGACATTAAGTATTCTACCCAACCATGTTCTTGGCTTAGAAAATTTTACACTTCCTGCCTTTCCAAAACATCGGGATAGCTGATGCGTATGTGGTAGATGCTGCGCAGTTGTTTTTTAAACACCTTTTTAATGACCGAAATGTCTTTAAAACTGAGGTCGCAATTCACAAACTGGTTGTCCCGGATTTTGGTGTCTATAATATGCTCGACAAGATTGTTAATTTGTTCATCAGTAGGGGTATGCATACTGCGGGAGGCAGCTTCCACCGAATCGGCCATCATTACAATTGCGGTTTCTTTTGAGTAGGGCAAAGGTCCTTTATATCTGAAAAAAGGTTCGTCAATTTCTTCGTTGGGGTTTTCTTTGCGAAAGTTTTGATAGAAATACTCGACACGGGTGGTGCCGTGATGGGTCCTTATAAAATCAGTTATGATGTTGGGTAGTCTTTCTTTTTTGGCAAGTTCAACCCCATGGGTTACATGCTCTTTAATGATGCGAACACTTTCTACATAAGGAATATCATCATGAGGGTTAATTTCGGTGGTTTGGTTTTCGGTAAAGTAAATGGGACGGAGCATTTTACCAATATCGTGATACAAGGCTCCCACTTTAGCCAATAAGGGGCGGGCACCAATTTCCAAAGAAGCGGCTTCTGCCAAATTGGCTACCTGC
This is a stretch of genomic DNA from Sphingobacteriales bacterium. It encodes these proteins:
- a CDS encoding glycoside hydrolase family 13 protein, with amino-acid sequence MKYFYSIFQFILVSWFSLSPTLFAQQKVELYPPNWWVGMKWNKVQLLARSDNGSFNQQEVSINHRGISIEKVHRLENGKYMAIDLNIAPDAQTGQVNVQFSGGKGRPQNVVWTLQARRPGNGTDFAKGVTSSDFIYLLMPDRFSNGNPDNDRIAGMRDQTLNRDSIFHRHGGDLQGVINHLDYLEELGVTTVWMTPPIENDMPNRTEHGYACTNHYRIDPRHGGNEAYKQLSDALHSRGMKLIQDAVYNHVGSYHFTILEPPMKDWVHQWPQYTNTTYKDQTLFDPYASEIDRKKMTDGWFVPTMPDINQNNPYAANFLIQHALWSVEEFGVDGFRIDTYTYNDLLFMNRCNQALVDEYPNITMFGETWVHGMLNQAYFVENNLDIPFKSNLQGVTDFQTNLYGITKAVNEPFGWTEGVNRLYTTLCSDYVYKDPMRNVIFLDNHDKTRFFTEVGENLNKHRMGLAWLLTCRGIPQMYYGTEVLMSGSTHPFDGFVRLDFPGGWQGDKVNAFTRQGLSKKQSETLDYVTTLANYRKKSSAIKTGKFMHYVPQDGLYVYFRYDEHQTVMCIMNTSDKAKVVNFADYAERTQGFSHAIGIGNIPQAYHLTEPLSVDSYNMLVLELKR